In the genome of Streptomyces collinus, one region contains:
- a CDS encoding FUSC family protein, which yields MREVRAWTAQAGRIVRKRRDPVVVQTLRSATAATIAYVIALRLSPEAAPLTAPLTALLVVQVTLYATLTNGFRRVNAVVTGVLLAIAFSLLVGLTWWSLALLLVASLAVGRLVRVEEYVPEVAISAMLVLGVTSVGDTAWARVVETLIGAVVGLACNLLLAPPVWVEEAGESIGDLARRLRQLMLRMGEEAAGGTPVDRAEKQLHEARRLDHDIVEVDAALRQAEDSLRLNPRVQDSVLHRVVLRTGLDTLEICTVVLRVLARSLTDLAKERQPEPLFEAETGAALEQLLSEIADAVVSFAVLVTTHLSTSAESAEERLAAELRTAAGTRDKLALLLREEAERTPGHWQLPGAVLTEVNRILDELDTEHRTRRLFEELDRVSREQRARMPRLTRLRERLGVTEQMWRNRAGFGGRSR from the coding sequence ATGCGAGAGGTACGTGCGTGGACGGCGCAGGCCGGGCGGATCGTCAGGAAGCGCCGTGATCCCGTGGTCGTCCAGACGCTGCGGTCCGCGACCGCGGCGACGATCGCCTACGTCATCGCGCTGCGCCTGAGCCCCGAGGCGGCGCCCCTCACCGCTCCCCTGACGGCCCTTCTGGTCGTCCAGGTGACGCTGTACGCCACGCTCACCAACGGCTTCCGGCGGGTGAACGCCGTGGTGACCGGCGTTCTCCTCGCCATCGCGTTCAGCCTGCTGGTGGGCCTGACCTGGTGGAGCCTGGCGCTGCTCCTGGTGGCCTCGCTGGCCGTGGGGCGGCTGGTCCGGGTGGAGGAGTACGTACCCGAGGTCGCGATCAGCGCGATGCTCGTCCTCGGCGTCACCAGCGTCGGGGACACCGCCTGGGCCCGGGTGGTGGAGACGCTGATCGGGGCGGTCGTCGGTCTCGCCTGCAACCTGCTGCTGGCTCCGCCGGTGTGGGTGGAGGAGGCGGGCGAGTCGATCGGGGACCTGGCCCGGCGGCTGCGGCAGCTGATGCTGCGCATGGGCGAGGAGGCCGCCGGCGGCACGCCCGTGGACCGCGCGGAGAAGCAGCTGCACGAGGCGCGCCGTCTGGACCACGACATCGTCGAGGTGGACGCGGCCCTCCGCCAGGCCGAGGACAGCCTGCGGCTCAACCCGCGCGTGCAGGACAGCGTGCTGCACCGGGTGGTGCTGCGCACCGGCCTGGACACCCTGGAGATCTGCACGGTCGTCCTGCGGGTCCTCGCCCGCTCCCTCACCGACCTCGCGAAGGAACGCCAACCCGAGCCGCTGTTCGAGGCCGAGACGGGCGCCGCCCTGGAGCAGCTGCTGTCCGAGATCGCCGACGCCGTGGTGAGCTTCGCCGTGCTGGTGACCACCCACCTCAGCACGAGCGCCGAGTCGGCGGAGGAGCGTCTCGCCGCGGAACTGCGCACCGCGGCGGGCACCCGCGACAAACTGGCCCTGCTGCTCCGCGAGGAGGCCGAGCGGACGCCCGGGCACTGGCAGCTGCCGGGAGCCGTCCTGACGGAGGTCAACCGCATCCTCGACGAACTCGACACCGAGCACCGCACCCGGCGTCTGTTCGAGGAACTGGACCGTGTGTCGCGCGAGCAGCGCGCCCGGATGCCCCGTCTGACGCGGCTGCGGGAGCGGCTGGGCGTCACGGAACAGATGTGGCGGAACCGCGCGGGGTTCGGCGGGCGTTCTCGCTGA
- a CDS encoding FBP domain-containing protein translates to MQPLTEQDIRASFINCSKGEAKRLAVPRDLDARPWDDLDFLGWRDPGAPDRSYLVTGRAGRLVGVSMRFQAAQRGFLHRSMCSLCLTTHPRGGVSLMTARKAGAAGREGNSVGAYMCTDLACSLYVRGKKPLETGSRFEESLTVEEQIARTTGHLAAFLDKVYA, encoded by the coding sequence GTGCAGCCCCTCACCGAACAGGACATCCGCGCCTCCTTCATCAACTGCTCGAAGGGCGAGGCCAAGCGCCTGGCCGTGCCCCGGGACCTCGACGCGCGCCCCTGGGACGATCTCGACTTCCTCGGGTGGCGTGATCCGGGGGCGCCCGACCGGAGCTATCTGGTGACCGGGCGGGCGGGGCGGCTCGTCGGCGTGTCGATGCGGTTCCAGGCCGCGCAGCGCGGGTTCCTGCACCGCAGCATGTGCTCGCTGTGCCTGACGACCCACCCGCGGGGCGGGGTCTCGCTGATGACCGCCCGCAAGGCCGGGGCGGCCGGGCGTGAGGGCAACTCCGTCGGGGCGTACATGTGCACCGACCTCGCCTGTTCCCTGTACGTACGCGGGAAGAAGCCGCTGGAGACCGGATCCCGGTTCGAGGAGAGCCTCACCGTGGAGGAGCAGATCGCGCGGACCACGGGCCATCTGGCCGCCTTCCTCGACAAGGTGTACGCCTGA
- a CDS encoding PAS domain S-box protein: protein MPVAVCDVYGAVLLANPAMAAECGTTPGRLRGRDVLELFSPREATQVERIAQALRLRHRSRYQVSVRWRAPGGVERYGELTADPVSDTVEDTPALLVMLRVDAERAPSPAAPAPGAPVTSMEARILALLAAGATTARAARETALTTDGVTYHLRRLSSRWGASNRTELVARAYALGVLAPGVWPPGVPDDEA from the coding sequence ATGCCGGTCGCGGTGTGCGACGTCTACGGGGCGGTACTGCTGGCCAATCCGGCCATGGCCGCGGAGTGCGGTACGACGCCGGGGCGGCTGCGCGGCCGTGACGTGCTGGAGCTGTTCAGCCCGCGCGAGGCCACCCAGGTGGAGCGCATCGCGCAGGCGCTGCGCCTGCGCCACCGGTCGCGCTACCAGGTGTCGGTGCGCTGGCGGGCCCCGGGCGGTGTGGAGCGCTACGGCGAACTGACGGCGGATCCGGTCAGCGACACGGTGGAGGACACCCCCGCGCTGCTGGTGATGCTCCGGGTGGACGCCGAACGCGCCCCCTCCCCCGCCGCACCCGCTCCGGGGGCGCCGGTCACCTCGATGGAGGCCCGGATCCTGGCGCTTCTGGCCGCCGGCGCCACCACGGCCCGGGCAGCCCGGGAGACGGCCCTCACCACGGACGGGGTGACCTACCATCTGCGCCGCCTGTCGTCCCGCTGGGGCGCGTCCAACCGCACGGAACTGGTGGCCCGGGCGTACGCGCTGGGGGTGCTGGCCCCCGGAGTGTGGCCGCCGGGCGTCCCGGACGACGAGGCCTGA